A genomic segment from Pseudomonas sessilinigenes encodes:
- the gap gene encoding type I glyceraldehyde-3-phosphate dehydrogenase, with protein sequence MTLRIAINGFGRIGRNVLRALYTQGYRQDLQVVAINDLGDSAINAHLLKHDTVHGLFDADIQHDQESLTVNGDRIAVSAIRNPAELPWAAEKIDVVFECTGLFTDRAKAAAHLTAGARKVIISAPAKGADATVVYGVNHDILRQSHQIISNASCTTNCLAPVAQVLHRELGIENGLMTTIHAYTNDQNLTDVYHTDPYRARSGTQNMIPSKTGAAEAVGLVLPELAGKLTGMAVRVPVINVSLVDLTVTLKRDTSAEEVNALLKSASQHSKILGYNTLPLVSSDFNHNPLSSIFDTNHTKVSGGRLLKVLAWYDNEWGFSNRMLDNCLALCNAE encoded by the coding sequence ATGACTCTTCGAATCGCAATCAATGGTTTTGGCCGCATCGGCCGCAACGTCCTGCGCGCACTCTATACCCAAGGCTATCGCCAGGACCTGCAGGTCGTCGCCATCAACGATCTCGGAGACAGCGCTATCAATGCCCACCTGCTCAAGCACGATACTGTCCACGGCCTGTTCGACGCCGATATCCAGCATGATCAGGAAAGCCTGACCGTCAACGGCGACCGCATCGCGGTCAGCGCCATCCGCAATCCGGCCGAGCTGCCCTGGGCCGCAGAGAAGATCGACGTGGTGTTCGAATGCACCGGGCTGTTCACCGACCGCGCCAAGGCCGCCGCCCATCTTACGGCCGGCGCGCGCAAAGTGATCATCTCGGCTCCGGCCAAGGGCGCCGATGCCACCGTGGTCTACGGGGTCAACCACGACATCCTGCGCCAATCGCACCAGATCATCTCCAACGCCTCCTGCACTACTAACTGCCTGGCCCCGGTGGCCCAGGTGCTGCACCGCGAGCTGGGGATCGAGAACGGCCTGATGACCACCATCCATGCCTACACCAACGACCAGAACCTCACCGACGTCTATCACACCGACCCCTACCGCGCCCGCTCCGGCACCCAGAACATGATCCCGAGCAAGACCGGCGCAGCCGAGGCCGTGGGCCTGGTGCTGCCGGAGCTGGCCGGCAAGCTGACCGGCATGGCGGTACGGGTACCAGTGATCAACGTCTCCCTGGTGGACCTGACCGTGACCCTCAAGCGCGACACCAGCGCCGAGGAAGTCAACGCCCTGCTCAAGAGCGCCAGCCAGCATTCGAAGATCCTCGGCTACAACACCCTGCCGCTGGTCTCCAGCGACTTCAACCACAACCCGCTGTCGTCGATCTTCGACACCAACCACACCAAGGTCAGTGGCGGCCGCCTGCTCAAGGTCCTGGCCTGGTACGACAACGAGTGGGGGTTCTCCAACCGCATGCTGGATAACTGCCTGGCCCTGTGCAACGCCGAATGA
- the edd gene encoding phosphogluconate dehydratase encodes MHPRVLEVTERLIARSRATRQAYLALIRGAASDGPQRGKLQCANFAHGVAGCGAEDKHSLRMMNAANVAIVSSYNDMLSAHQPYEHFPELIKKALREIGSVGQFAGGTPAMCDGVTQGEAGMELSLPSREVIALSTAVALSHNMFDAALMLGICDKIVPGLMMGALRFGHLPMIFVPGGPMVSGISNKQKADVRQRYAEGKASREELLESEMKSYHSPGTCTFYGTANTNQLLMEVMGLHLPGASFVNPNTPLRDALTHEAAQQVTRLTRQSGHFTPIGEIVDERCLVNSIVALHATGGSTNHTLHMPAIAQAAGIQLTWQDMADLSEVVPTLSHVYPNGKADINHFQAAGGMSFLIRELLEAGLLHEDVNTVAGPGLSRYTQEPFLDNGKLVWRDGPIESLDESILRPVARAFSPEGGLRVMEGNLGRGVMKVSAVAPEHQVVEAPAMVFQDQQDLADAFKAGQLEKDFVAVMRFQGPRSNGMPELHKMTPFLGVLQDRGFKVALVTDGRMSGASGKIPAAIHVSPEAHVGGALARVRDGDIIRVDGVKGTLELKVDAEQFAAREPAKGLLGNNVGTGRELFAFMRMAFSSAEQGASAFTSALETLN; translated from the coding sequence ATGCATCCCCGCGTTCTTGAGGTCACCGAACGGCTCATCGCCCGTAGTCGCGCCACTCGCCAGGCCTATCTCGCCCTGATTCGCGGTGCGGCCAGCGACGGCCCGCAGCGCGGCAAGCTGCAATGCGCGAACTTCGCCCATGGGGTGGCCGGTTGTGGCGCCGAAGACAAGCACAGCCTGCGGATGATGAACGCGGCCAACGTGGCGATTGTTTCGTCATATAACGACATGTTGTCGGCGCACCAGCCCTACGAGCATTTCCCCGAGTTGATCAAGAAGGCCCTGCGCGAGATCGGTTCGGTGGGCCAGTTCGCCGGCGGCACCCCAGCCATGTGCGATGGCGTGACCCAGGGCGAGGCGGGGATGGAGCTGAGCCTGCCGAGCCGCGAGGTCATTGCGTTGTCCACGGCGGTAGCGCTGTCGCACAACATGTTCGATGCCGCCCTGATGCTCGGTATCTGCGACAAGATCGTCCCGGGCCTGATGATGGGAGCCCTGCGCTTCGGCCACCTGCCAATGATTTTCGTCCCGGGCGGCCCCATGGTCTCGGGGATCTCCAACAAACAGAAAGCCGACGTGCGCCAGCGCTATGCCGAAGGCAAGGCCAGTCGCGAAGAGCTGCTGGAATCGGAGATGAAGTCCTACCACAGCCCGGGCACCTGCACCTTCTATGGCACCGCCAACACCAACCAGTTGCTGATGGAGGTCATGGGCCTGCACTTGCCCGGCGCGTCCTTCGTCAACCCCAACACGCCGTTGCGCGACGCCCTGACCCATGAGGCGGCGCAACAGGTCACCCGCCTGACCCGCCAGAGCGGCCACTTCACGCCCATTGGTGAAATCGTCGACGAGCGTTGCCTGGTCAACTCCATCGTCGCCCTGCACGCCACCGGCGGCTCCACCAACCACACCCTGCACATGCCGGCCATCGCCCAGGCTGCGGGCATCCAGCTGACCTGGCAGGACATGGCCGACCTCTCCGAGGTGGTGCCGACCCTGTCCCACGTCTATCCCAACGGCAAGGCCGACATCAACCATTTCCAGGCCGCCGGCGGCATGTCGTTCCTCATCCGCGAACTGCTGGAGGCCGGGCTGCTCCACGAAGACGTCAACACCGTGGCCGGCCCGGGCCTGAGCCGCTATACCCAGGAGCCGTTCCTCGACAACGGCAAGCTGGTATGGCGCGACGGCCCGATCGAAAGCCTCGACGAAAGCATCTTGCGCCCGGTGGCCCGGGCCTTCTCGCCGGAAGGCGGGCTGCGGGTCATGGAAGGCAACCTGGGGCGCGGGGTGATGAAGGTCTCCGCCGTGGCTCCCGAGCACCAGGTCGTCGAGGCTCCGGCCATGGTGTTCCAGGACCAGCAGGACCTGGCCGATGCCTTCAAGGCCGGCCAACTGGAGAAAGACTTCGTGGCGGTGATGCGCTTCCAGGGTCCGCGTTCCAACGGCATGCCCGAGCTGCACAAGATGACCCCTTTCCTGGGTGTGCTGCAGGACCGTGGCTTCAAGGTGGCCCTGGTCACCGACGGGCGCATGTCTGGCGCCTCGGGCAAGATCCCGGCGGCCATTCATGTCAGCCCCGAAGCCCATGTCGGCGGGGCGCTGGCCCGGGTGCGGGATGGCGACATCATTCGCGTGGATGGCGTCAAGGGCACCCTGGAGCTTAAGGTGGACGCCGAACAGTTCGCCGCCCGCGAGCCGGCCAAGGGCCTGCTGGGCAACAACGTCGGCACCGGCCGCGAACTCTTCGCCTTCATGCGCATGGCCTTCAGCTCGGCAGAGCAGGGCGCCAGCGCCTTCACTTCTGCCCTGGAGACATTGAATTGA
- a CDS encoding response regulator, with translation MSSVSRSILLVDDDQEIRELLETYLSRCGFQVRSTADGAGFRQALSEAPCDLVILDVMLPDEDGFSLCRWIRQHPKRGQVPIIMLTASSDEADRVIGLELGADDYLGKPFSPRELQARIKALLRRAQFAQERAGGEVLCFDEWRLDVISHRLFHNDGEEVILSGADFALLKLFLDHPQEILDRDTIGNATRGRDLMPLDRIVDMAVSRLRQRLRDTEKPPRLIRTVRGSGYQLAANVVADCAR, from the coding sequence GTGAGTTCAGTCAGTAGGTCGATCTTGTTGGTCGACGACGATCAGGAAATCCGCGAGCTGCTGGAGACCTACCTCAGTCGCTGTGGCTTCCAGGTGCGCAGCACCGCCGATGGCGCGGGCTTTCGCCAGGCCCTGAGCGAGGCCCCCTGTGATCTGGTGATCCTCGACGTGATGCTGCCCGATGAGGACGGCTTCAGCCTGTGTCGCTGGATTCGCCAGCACCCCAAGCGCGGCCAGGTGCCGATCATCATGCTCACCGCCAGCTCCGATGAAGCCGACCGGGTCATCGGCCTGGAGCTGGGGGCCGATGACTACCTGGGCAAGCCGTTCAGCCCTCGTGAGTTGCAGGCACGGATCAAGGCCTTGTTGCGCCGCGCGCAATTCGCCCAGGAACGGGCTGGCGGCGAAGTGTTGTGCTTCGACGAGTGGCGCCTGGACGTGATCAGCCACCGCCTGTTCCACAATGACGGCGAGGAAGTGATCCTCTCCGGCGCCGACTTCGCCCTGCTCAAGCTGTTTCTCGATCATCCCCAGGAAATCCTCGACCGCGACACCATCGGCAATGCCACCCGTGGCCGCGACCTGATGCCCCTGGATCGCATCGTCGACATGGCGGTCAGCCGCTTGCGCCAGCGCCTGCGGGATACTGAAAAGCCCCCGCGGCTGATTCGCACGGTGCGCGGCAGCGGCTACCAGTTGGCGGCCAATGTGGTAGCTGACTGTGCTCGCTGA
- a CDS encoding RNA polymerase sigma factor, producing MSQSHFNHVFLTQRTSLLRTLERMVNNHSTAEDLLQETYLRVTRALAERTITHLEPFVFQTARNLALDHLRARRIQDRTLLEDVPAQVLESVAAPVSSAEDAAHAEQLLERLNLSLGQLSARQQRIFILSRLHGHSYQEIADELGVSLSTVQKELKLIMAICIGVAERLDGE from the coding sequence GTGAGTCAATCGCACTTCAACCACGTCTTCCTCACTCAACGAACGTCCCTGCTACGCACGCTGGAGCGGATGGTCAACAACCACAGCACCGCCGAAGACCTGCTGCAGGAGACTTACCTGCGCGTGACCCGGGCGCTTGCCGAGCGCACCATCACGCACCTGGAACCGTTCGTGTTCCAGACAGCTCGCAACCTGGCGCTCGACCACTTGCGCGCCCGGCGTATCCAGGACCGGACCCTGCTCGAGGACGTACCGGCCCAGGTGCTGGAAAGCGTTGCCGCGCCAGTCAGCAGCGCCGAGGACGCCGCCCACGCCGAACAGTTGCTGGAACGCCTGAACCTCAGCCTGGGTCAACTCAGTGCCCGCCAGCAGCGAATCTTCATCCTCAGCCGCCTGCACGGTCACAGCTATCAGGAAATCGCCGACGAACTGGGGGTGTCCCTGAGTACGGTACAAAAGGAACTGAAGCTGATCATGGCCATCTGCATTGGTGTCGCCGAGCGCCTGGACGGCGAGTGA
- a CDS encoding FecR family protein → MTDSHRAEPPTPSGSTPSTLAMDQALDWLIELEQPSPEQVRQFQQWLSASPLNPQAFAKAQAIWNGPQVAQCALALAAPAKVSFLSRLKPHWKPLASAAVLVLGLFSFSNLPLRLQADHLTLVGERQRLQLEDGSQVLLNTNSAFSSDIDEHRRTARLYQGEAFFEIPGNRGLPLELDAGPVRASVRDTAFAVRYLDGIAQVQVQRGDLDLRATHADQRLRLSAGESVRVGPEGFDRPAKLDASKDLAWVEGRLVFENCPLSQVLAELRRYYPGWIVNNNDKLANVAVTGNYRLDQPLDVVRSLAHITSARLSELPALVILN, encoded by the coding sequence GTGACGGATTCTCACCGTGCCGAGCCGCCCACTCCCTCCGGCTCGACCCCAAGCACCCTGGCCATGGATCAGGCCCTGGACTGGCTGATCGAGCTGGAACAGCCAAGCCCGGAACAAGTGCGTCAGTTCCAGCAATGGCTCAGCGCGTCGCCGCTCAACCCCCAGGCCTTCGCCAAGGCCCAAGCCATCTGGAACGGCCCGCAGGTGGCCCAGTGCGCCCTGGCCCTGGCCGCTCCTGCGAAAGTCTCGTTCCTGTCCCGTCTCAAGCCCCACTGGAAACCCCTGGCCAGCGCAGCTGTGCTGGTGCTGGGACTGTTCAGCTTCAGCAACCTGCCCCTGCGCCTGCAAGCCGACCACCTGACCCTGGTGGGCGAGCGCCAGCGCCTGCAACTCGAGGATGGCTCCCAAGTACTGCTCAATACCAATTCGGCGTTCTCCAGCGATATCGACGAGCACCGGCGCACCGCGCGGTTGTACCAGGGCGAGGCGTTCTTCGAGATCCCGGGCAATCGCGGACTGCCCCTGGAGCTGGACGCCGGCCCGGTGCGTGCCAGCGTGCGCGATACCGCTTTTGCCGTGCGTTACCTGGATGGTATCGCCCAGGTCCAGGTACAACGCGGGGATCTCGACCTGCGGGCGACCCATGCCGACCAGCGCCTGCGCCTGAGCGCTGGCGAAAGCGTACGTGTCGGCCCCGAGGGCTTCGACCGGCCGGCCAAACTCGATGCCAGCAAGGACCTGGCCTGGGTCGAAGGTCGCCTGGTGTTCGAGAATTGTCCCTTGAGCCAGGTCCTGGCGGAGCTGCGTCGCTACTATCCCGGCTGGATCGTCAACAACAACGACAAACTGGCGAATGTCGCCGTCACTGGTAACTATCGTCTCGACCAGCCCCTGGATGTGGTCCGCTCCCTGGCCCACATCACCTCGGCGCGGCTGTCGGAGCTACCGGCGCTAGTCATTCTCAATTGA
- a CDS encoding glucokinase, with amino-acid sequence MKLALVGDIGGTNARFALWKDQQLDAIQVHATADYSCPEDAIKAYLKEQGLALGAVGSVCLSVAGPVSGDEFRFTNNHWHLNRQAFCKALQVERLLLVNDFSAMALGMTRLQPDEFRVVCEGVAEPLRPAVVIGPGTGLGVGTLLNFGDGRYMALPGEGGHVDLPLSSPRETQLWQHIHDEIGHVSAETALSGGGLPRVYRAICAVDGHEPRLDTPEAITAAGLAGDPIAREVLEQFSCWLGRVAGNNVLTTGGRGGVYIVGGVIPRFADFFIQSGFAKSFADKGCMSDYFKGIPVWLVTAPYSGLTGAGVALEQA; translated from the coding sequence TTGAAACTGGCCCTGGTCGGTGACATCGGCGGCACCAACGCTCGGTTCGCGTTGTGGAAAGACCAACAGCTGGACGCGATCCAGGTCCATGCGACGGCGGACTACAGCTGTCCGGAAGATGCCATCAAGGCCTACCTGAAGGAGCAGGGCCTGGCCCTGGGCGCGGTGGGCTCGGTGTGCCTCTCGGTGGCCGGGCCGGTCAGTGGCGACGAGTTCCGCTTCACCAACAATCACTGGCACCTCAACCGCCAGGCGTTCTGCAAGGCGCTGCAGGTCGAACGCCTGCTGCTGGTCAACGATTTCTCGGCCATGGCCCTGGGCATGACTCGCCTACAGCCGGATGAGTTCCGCGTGGTCTGCGAGGGCGTTGCCGAGCCGTTGCGTCCGGCGGTGGTGATCGGCCCGGGTACCGGCCTGGGGGTGGGCACCCTGCTGAACTTCGGTGATGGCCGCTACATGGCCCTGCCGGGTGAGGGTGGGCATGTCGACCTGCCCTTGAGCAGTCCCCGGGAAACCCAGCTCTGGCAACACATCCACGACGAAATCGGCCATGTCAGCGCCGAAACCGCCCTCAGCGGTGGCGGCCTGCCCCGGGTCTACCGGGCCATCTGCGCAGTGGACGGCCACGAGCCGCGGCTGGATACCCCCGAGGCGATCACCGCTGCGGGGTTGGCCGGCGACCCCATCGCCCGCGAGGTGCTGGAGCAGTTCAGTTGCTGGCTGGGCCGGGTGGCGGGCAACAATGTGCTGACCACCGGTGGCCGGGGCGGGGTATACATCGTCGGCGGGGTGATCCCGCGTTTTGCCGACTTTTTCATCCAGAGCGGCTTCGCCAAGAGCTTTGCCGACAAGGGCTGCATGAGCGACTACTTCAAGGGCATCCCGGTGTGGCTGGTGACGGCGCCCTATTCCGGACTGACCGGCGCCGGGGTGGCCCTGGAACAGGCATAA
- a CDS encoding ABC transporter substrate-binding protein, translated as MNAISRLATVISLASLFPLSALAADSKGSVEVVHWWTSGGEKAAVDVLKAQVEKDGFTWKDGAVAGGGGSTAMTVLKSRAVAGNPPGVAQIKGPDIQEWGSTGLLSTDTLKDVAKSENWDGLLSPKVANTVKYEGDYVAVPVNIHRVNWLWINPEVFKKAGIAKAPTTLEEFYAAGDKLKAAGFIALAHGGQPWQDSTVFEDMVLSVMGAEGYKKALVDLDQKTLAGPEMTKTFAELKKLSGYMDPNRAGRDWNIAAADVINGKAGMQMMGDWAKSEWTAAKKVAGKDYQCVPFPGTDKAFTYNIDSLAVFKLKADRKGDIAAQQDLAKVALGKDFQKVFSINKGSIPVRTDMLNDMGAEGFDSCAQAAAKDFLADEKTGGLQPSMAHNMATSLAVQGAIFDVVTNFMNDKDADPAKASAQLASAVKAAQ; from the coding sequence ATGAATGCGATTTCTCGCCTCGCCACTGTCATTTCCCTTGCCTCCCTGTTCCCCCTGAGCGCCCTGGCCGCCGATTCCAAAGGCTCCGTGGAAGTGGTCCATTGGTGGACGTCCGGTGGTGAAAAGGCTGCGGTCGATGTGCTCAAGGCCCAGGTGGAGAAAGACGGTTTCACCTGGAAGGACGGCGCCGTGGCCGGCGGTGGCGGTTCCACCGCGATGACCGTGCTCAAGAGCCGCGCCGTGGCCGGCAACCCGCCGGGCGTGGCGCAGATCAAGGGCCCGGACATCCAGGAGTGGGGCAGCACCGGCCTGCTCAGCACCGATACCCTGAAGGACGTGGCCAAGAGCGAGAATTGGGACGGCCTGCTCTCGCCCAAGGTGGCCAATACCGTCAAGTACGAAGGGGACTACGTGGCCGTGCCGGTGAACATCCACCGGGTCAACTGGCTGTGGATCAACCCCGAGGTGTTCAAGAAGGCCGGGATCGCCAAGGCGCCCACTACCCTCGAAGAATTCTATGCCGCCGGTGACAAGCTCAAGGCGGCCGGCTTCATCGCCCTGGCCCACGGTGGCCAGCCCTGGCAGGACAGCACCGTATTCGAAGACATGGTGCTCTCGGTGATGGGCGCCGAAGGCTACAAGAAGGCCTTGGTGGACCTGGACCAGAAGACCCTCGCAGGCCCGGAGATGACCAAGACCTTCGCCGAGTTGAAGAAGCTCTCCGGCTACATGGACCCCAACCGTGCCGGGCGTGACTGGAACATCGCCGCCGCCGACGTGATCAACGGCAAGGCCGGGATGCAGATGATGGGCGACTGGGCCAAGAGCGAATGGACCGCGGCCAAGAAAGTCGCCGGCAAGGATTACCAATGCGTGCCGTTCCCGGGCACCGACAAGGCCTTCACCTACAACATCGACTCCCTGGCGGTATTCAAGCTCAAGGCCGACCGCAAGGGCGATATCGCCGCCCAGCAGGACCTGGCCAAGGTTGCCCTGGGCAAGGATTTCCAGAAGGTCTTCAGCATCAACAAAGGCTCGATCCCGGTGCGTACCGACATGCTCAACGACATGGGCGCCGAAGGTTTCGACTCCTGCGCCCAGGCCGCCGCCAAGGACTTCCTGGCGGACGAGAAGACCGGCGGGCTGCAGCCGAGCATGGCGCACAACATGGCCACGTCCCTGGCGGTGCAGGGCGCGATCTTCGATGTGGTGACCAACTTCATGAACGACAAGGATGCGGACCCGGCCAAGGCCAGTGCGCAACTGGCGTCGGCGGTCAAGGCCGCGCAGTGA
- a CDS encoding D-mannose isomerase, producing MEPLSLPFSSWLNAPAHHSWLAAEGLRLLDFAKASRLAEGFGNLDARGCLPAGARAETMNTARMTHSFAMAHIQGLPGFAELVDHGVAALLGPLRDAEHGGWFAVAGQADGNGGKAAYLHAFVALAASSAVVARRPGGEALLEQAVGVIEEHFWSEQEGAMIESFSRDWSEQEAYRGANSNMHATEAFLALADVTQDPRWLSRALRIAERLIHGHAAANDFMVVEHFDLDWQPLRDYNRECPADGFRPFGTTPGHGFEWARLLLHLEAARGQAGMLTPGWLALDAQRLFDSNCRHGWNVDGAPGIVYTLDWDNRPVVRQRLHWTHAEASAAASALLRRTAEERYETWYRVFWEFCQEHFIDHEFGSWHHELGLDNRPAAEIWGGKPDLYHAWQAVLIPRLPLAPSMASALAQVPATGSV from the coding sequence ATGGAACCTCTTTCCCTGCCGTTCAGCAGTTGGCTGAACGCTCCCGCACACCACAGCTGGCTGGCCGCCGAGGGCCTGCGGCTGCTGGACTTCGCCAAGGCTTCACGACTTGCCGAGGGCTTCGGCAACCTGGATGCCCGGGGCTGCCTGCCTGCTGGCGCCCGGGCCGAAACCATGAATACCGCGCGCATGACCCACAGCTTCGCCATGGCCCATATCCAGGGGCTGCCTGGCTTTGCCGAACTGGTGGACCACGGTGTCGCGGCACTCTTGGGTCCGCTGCGCGATGCCGAGCACGGCGGCTGGTTCGCGGTGGCCGGGCAGGCCGACGGCAATGGCGGCAAGGCTGCCTACTTGCATGCCTTCGTCGCCCTGGCCGCCAGTTCCGCGGTGGTGGCCCGGCGCCCGGGGGGCGAGGCCTTGCTGGAGCAGGCGGTTGGCGTGATCGAGGAGCATTTCTGGAGCGAGCAGGAGGGCGCAATGATCGAGTCCTTCAGCCGCGACTGGAGCGAGCAGGAGGCCTATCGCGGGGCCAACAGCAACATGCACGCCACCGAGGCCTTTCTCGCCCTGGCCGATGTCACCCAGGACCCGCGCTGGCTCAGCCGCGCCCTGCGCATCGCAGAGCGCTTGATCCACGGCCATGCCGCGGCCAACGACTTCATGGTGGTCGAACACTTCGACCTGGATTGGCAGCCCTTGCGCGATTACAACCGGGAGTGTCCCGCCGATGGTTTTCGCCCCTTCGGCACCACGCCGGGCCACGGATTCGAGTGGGCGCGGCTGTTGCTGCACCTGGAAGCCGCGCGGGGCCAGGCTGGAATGCTGACCCCTGGCTGGCTGGCGCTGGATGCCCAGCGCCTGTTCGACAGCAACTGCCGTCACGGCTGGAACGTGGATGGCGCCCCGGGGATCGTCTACACCCTGGATTGGGACAACCGCCCGGTGGTGCGCCAGCGCCTGCACTGGACCCACGCCGAAGCCAGCGCCGCCGCCAGTGCCCTGCTCAGGCGCACCGCAGAGGAGCGCTACGAGACCTGGTACCGGGTTTTCTGGGAGTTCTGCCAGGAGCATTTCATCGATCATGAGTTCGGCAGCTGGCACCACGAACTGGGCCTGGACAACCGCCCTGCGGCAGAAATCTGGGGCGGCAAGCCGGACCTTTATCACGCCTGGCAGGCCGTGCTGATTCCGCGCCTGCCCCTGGCGCCGAGCATGGCCTCGGCCCTGGCCCAAGTGCCTGCCACGGGCTCTGTGTAA
- a CDS encoding ATP-binding protein, whose product MPRSLLGRMLLLTLLVVLLAQALSSVIWVSQLRATQLEGLVTSARSLAHSMTASVSYLRSLPVAYRPLVLDQLRSMGGTRFVVTLNDKPLDMQVLPATPRKEAVLQAVEQVLRQSLGNDADISVTFVRPDDLRIFNGGLKLDELPRSWAHYALTLEPVNPPVLVTQIQMAPGEWLYIASLLPEPYTSLEEQGLPAQQVWFILLTSGFLLLFIGLLVHWQSRPLKRLARAARELSLGADVQPVAPGGGSEVVEVARAFNSMRERISRYLTERSQLFSAISHDLRTPITRLRLRVELLEDEQLQAKFGRDLDELELLVKGALQCVKDTDIHENIEPVDLNQVLDCLVEPYLAPNGNGRVTQQGRALASYPGKPLALKRCMGNLIDNALKYGQNAHLHIEDDAGAFILHVDDEGPGVPQQRLEQVFEPHFRLAGQQQGYGLGLGIARNIAHSHGGEVSLQNLREGGLRVTLYLPRFAD is encoded by the coding sequence ATGCCGCGTTCGCTGTTGGGCCGGATGCTGTTGCTGACCCTGCTGGTGGTGCTGCTGGCCCAGGCCCTGTCCAGCGTGATCTGGGTCTCGCAGTTGCGCGCCACCCAGCTCGAGGGCCTGGTGACCAGCGCCCGCAGCCTGGCCCATTCGATGACCGCCAGCGTCAGTTACCTGCGTTCGCTGCCGGTGGCCTATCGGCCGCTGGTACTCGACCAGTTGCGCAGCATGGGCGGCACGCGTTTTGTCGTGACCCTCAACGACAAGCCGCTGGACATGCAGGTGTTGCCGGCCACGCCGCGCAAGGAGGCGGTACTGCAGGCGGTGGAGCAGGTGTTGCGCCAGTCCCTGGGCAACGATGCGGACATCTCCGTGACCTTCGTGCGCCCCGACGACCTGCGGATCTTCAATGGCGGCCTGAAGCTCGACGAGCTGCCACGGTCCTGGGCCCACTACGCCCTGACCCTGGAACCGGTGAATCCGCCGGTGCTGGTGACCCAGATCCAGATGGCCCCGGGCGAGTGGTTGTACATCGCTTCATTGCTGCCCGAGCCCTACACCAGCCTTGAAGAGCAGGGGCTGCCGGCGCAACAGGTGTGGTTCATCCTGCTGACCAGCGGCTTCCTGTTGCTGTTCATCGGCCTCTTGGTGCACTGGCAGAGTCGGCCCCTCAAGCGCCTGGCCCGGGCCGCCCGCGAGTTGTCCCTGGGCGCCGATGTGCAGCCGGTGGCGCCGGGCGGCGGCAGCGAGGTGGTGGAAGTGGCGAGGGCCTTCAACAGCATGCGCGAGCGCATCAGCCGCTACCTGACCGAGCGCAGCCAGCTGTTCAGCGCCATCTCCCACGACTTGCGCACCCCCATCACCCGCCTGCGGTTGCGGGTGGAGCTGCTGGAGGACGAACAGCTGCAAGCCAAGTTCGGCCGCGACCTCGATGAGCTGGAGCTGCTGGTCAAGGGCGCCCTGCAATGCGTCAAGGACACCGACATCCACGAGAACATCGAGCCGGTCGACCTCAACCAGGTGCTCGATTGCCTGGTGGAACCGTATCTGGCGCCCAATGGCAATGGCCGGGTGACCCAGCAGGGACGAGCTTTGGCCAGCTACCCGGGCAAGCCCCTGGCGCTCAAGCGCTGCATGGGCAATTTGATCGACAACGCCCTGAAGTATGGGCAGAACGCCCACCTGCATATCGAAGATGACGCCGGCGCTTTCATCCTGCACGTGGACGACGAGGGCCCCGGCGTGCCCCAGCAGCGGCTGGAGCAGGTCTTCGAGCCACACTTTCGCCTGGCCGGCCAGCAGCAGGGCTACGGCCTGGGCCTGGGCATCGCGCGCAACATCGCCCATAGCCATGGCGGGGAAGTCAGCCTGCAGAACCTGCGCGAGGGTGGCCTGCGGGTGACCTTGTACCTACCGCGTTTCGCGGACTGA